Proteins encoded together in one Solanum lycopersicum chromosome 7, SLM_r2.1 window:
- the LOC101265143 gene encoding uncharacterized protein, with product MECWVPLFQIFLNSPCPETEASMWLQQSFNQHEATAISTTSFLSLLIRPTQITIIGSPSPSHTKRVVWIQTLPNAVQARILSFLLYDCRRFCETDLCQLAETMLKEGIELDFWVKRAAHQLLDVVSRSTHESLSCLNLDSEEEQMEDEFKSLPDCLKDNVNETDLMLPWLPISQKQFNMARQYNSCGKNDHHHMTEFEEDKREIVDEVIEEVDEEMIKEVDEYLNPQVEEMAERLKESLLSLQSTAKAVELAGEIRQLCKGGQSLAILGIIEPWRADDETAAVLVSNLLDGNEDELGWPSHVLCSVILPKLLVLKEPSSRVLLTASVEYSKVHQRAAEYALLLPLILRMDGINSAICDVITRIVRESLHPGHVSALCQKLLSDEDDLKKFVCLPYHQCLIGNKLVWTESLFNLMQNILNHDIHLTQDSVNKLIRHAWESAHRFSKSLKFGNFLLCFITKCSPMLKYQKFLLIEATQHTNTLVTKSVLSKLSSL from the exons ATGGAATGTTGGGTACCATTGTTTCAGATATTCTTGAACTCCCCTTGTCCAGAAACCGAAGCATCTATGTGGTTACAACAATCTTTCAACCAGCATGAGGCCACCGCCATTTCAACGACCTCCTTCCTCTCACTGCTCATCAGACCCACCCAGATCACCATTATCGGTTCTCCTTCTCCATCTCACACAAAACG GGTTGTGTGGATACAGACTCTACCGAATGCTGTTCAGGCTCGCATTTTGTCATTTCTTCTTTATGATTGCCGGAGATTTTGTGAAACAGACTTGTGTCAGCTTGCGGAAACTATGTTGAAGGAAGGGATAGAGCTTGATTTTTGGGTTAAGCGGGCTGCACATCAGCTGCTTGACGTTGTGTCTAGGTCAACACATGAATCGTTGTCCTGCTTGAACTTGGATTCTGAAGAAGAACAAATGGAGGATGAGTTTAAGTCGTTACCTGATTGCCTTAAGGATAATGTGAATGAAACTGATTTGATGCTTCCCTGGTTGCCTATATCACAGAAACAGTTCAACATGGCTAGGCAATACAATAGTTGTGGTAAAAATGATCATCATCATATGACTGAATTTGAGGAGGATAAACGAGAAATTGTGGATGAAGTCATTGAGGAGGTTGATGAAGAAATGATTAAGGAGGTAGATGAATACTTGAACCCTCAAGTTGAGGAAATGGCTGAGCGTTTGAAAGAGTCGTTGTTGTCTCTTCAATCTACTGCTAAGGCTGTGGAATTGGCTGGGGAAATTCGGCAACTTTGTAAAGGAGGTCAGTCTTTGGCTATTTTGGGTATCATTGAACCTTGGAGAGCTGATGATGAGACAGCTGCAGTTTTAGTGTCCAATCTTCTGGATGGGAATGAAGATGAACTTGGTTGGCCCAGTCACGTTCTTTGCTCTGTTATTCTTCCCAAGTTGTTGGTTTTGAAAGAACCATCTTCTCGTGTATTACTAACGGCATCGGTAGAGTACTCTAAGGTTCATCAGAGAGCTGCAGAGTATGCGCTGCTATTGCCCCTGATACTTAGAATGGATGGCATAAATAGCGCTATTTGTGATGTGATAACAAGGATAGTTAGAGAATCTTTGCACCCAGGCCATGTTTCTGCCTTGTGCCAGAAACTTCTCAGTGACGAAGACGATCTGAAGAAATTCGTCTGCCTTCCCTATCATCAATGCTTAATTGGCAATAAATTGGTATGGACAGAATCGTTATTCAATTTGATGCAAAATATCCTAAATCATGACATTCATTTGACTCAGGACTCAGTTAATAAACTCATTCGGCATGCTTGGGAATCTGCTCACAGGTTTTCAAAGTCTTTGAAGTTTGGGaactttttattatgttttattacCAAATGTTCTCCTATGTTGAAGTACCAAAAGTTCTTACTCATAGAAGCCACTCAGCATACTAATACTCTGGTGACCAAATCTGTGTTGTCAAAATTGTCTAGTTTGTAA
- the LOC138337398 gene encoding uncharacterized protein has product MNIYRLMVHAEHVEEARARRKTNDAKRSRSFDGGSSENRLEIQDKPRFKKRVSSQVPYKFPKASGDRVSNPKFKKGKGTNSPTEKPTCGKYDKKPRGDCLKGTDNCFGWGKSVHKVREFPNVRIQDKGSGQAQASGSTKAPKKNRFYAVCCRGEQEISPDVVTSMLKLFSIDVHALLDFGATLSFVTPLVAKKFDILPDFLHEPFIVSTPVGEFVIAKRDKGGEN; this is encoded by the exons ATGAACATTTATcgtcttatggtgcatgccGAGCATGTAGAAGAGGCAAGGGCTAGGAGGAAGACTAATGATGCTAAGAGGTCAAGATCgtttgatggaggttcttcagagaataggcttgagatacaagacaagcctagatttaagaagcgTGTCTCAAGTCAAGTCCCTTACAAGTTCCCAAaagctagtggtgatagggtatctaaccctaaattcaagaagggaaaaggtactaattcaccaactgagaagccaacttgtgggaAGTATGATAAAAAACCTCGTGGTGATTGTCTTAAGGGGACggataattgttttggttgggGCAAGAGTGTGCACAAGGTGAGGGAATTCCCTAATGTTAGAattcaagacaagggtagtggtcaagctcaagcaagtggttctactAAGGCACCAAAGAAGAATCGCTTCTATGCTGTCTGTtgtaggggtgaacaagagattTCTCCCGACGTGGTGACCAGTATGTTGAAactcttctctattgatgtacaTGCCTTACTTGATTTTGGTGCTACTTTATCCTTTGTTACACCTCTAGTAGCCAAAAAGTTTGATATCTTACCCGATTTtttacatgaaccttttatagtgtctactccggtgggtgagttcGTTATTGCTAAAAGG gacaagggtgGTGAAAATTGA